TTTGTGCAGGCGGCGCAGAACCACTTCGGCCAGATTGATGTGCTGATCAACAACGCCGGCATTATTTCTGTCGGGCCGATGGACGTGATGACCGTCGAAGATTACGAGCAGGCCATGCGCGTCCACTTCTGGGGGCCGCTCTACGCGGTGCTGGCGGTGCTGCCGGGGATGCGGCTGCGCGGCCAGGGGCGCATCGTCAATGTCTCGTCCATCGGCGGCAAGCTCAGCGTGCCGCACCTGCTGCCTTACAGCGCCAGCAAATTCGCGCTCGTCGGCTTGTCCGAAGGCTTGCGTGCCGAGCTGCGCAAAGATGGCATTATCGTGACGACCGTTTGCCCCGGCCTGATGCGAACCGGCAGCCCGCGCAATGCCAGCTTCAAGGGCCAGCACGAAGCCGAATATGCCTGGTTCAAGATCAGCGACTCGCTGCCGCTCACCTCGATCAACGCGCGGCGCGCGGCGCGGCAGATCATTGACGCCACGCGACACGGCGACGCCGAGGTCGTATTAACCGTTCAGGCAAAGGCGGCGGCATTATTCCACGGCGTCTTTCCCGGACTGACGGCAGACCTGCTCGGCCTGGTCAATCAGCTCTTGCCCGAAGCCGGCGGCATCGGCACGCGTCGCGCGAAAGGCCGCCAGAGCGAATCCGAGATGAGCCGCTCGTGGCTGACGGCGCTCACTGACCGCGCCGCCGCAGAGAATAACCAGATTCACTGAGCGCCGCGCCCCTGCGTATGTGAGCAAGCCTGCTGTGATGCCCAGGGTCTATTCATTCTCCAGACTTAAACCGCCAAGACGCCAAGACCGCCAAGAGAAGACAGAGCTTTTCTTGGCGGTCTTGGCGTCTTGGCGGTTCATCCCCCAATGGTTATTCGAGAATGAATAGGCCCTGCTGTGATGCCCGGCCCGCTTGAACGGAGCAAAGCGGCTGTGGTAGGTTGATTCGCATCCCCATCCGTAACGACCCGCCGTGGACAGCCGGGATGTTCAGTCGTCCCTTGCAGCACCAGACCAGCGAGGAGGAATCAACGAATGAGCCAGGCGAAATCGAAGCGCAGAACCGTTGTAGCAGCGGCGTTACCGCTGATCTTTTTGGCGATCCTGTTGGGGGTGCGCGCAGGCGGCGCGCGGGCGCACAGCACGACTCGGGTGCCGGACTCCTATCTCGTAACCAATCGGGATGATAGCGGCGAAGGCTCGCTACGGCAGGCCATCATGGACGCGAACGCGAACCCCGGCCCGGACACAATAGAATTTGACAAGTCCGCCTGGGGGACGATCACGCTGACTTCGGGCGAGCTGCTGATCACCGACGACCTGACGATCACCGGGCCTGGCCCCTTCACCCTGACCATCAGCGGCAACCACCAGTCGCGCATCTTCGAAATCGGCAGTTCCGCTACCGTAGATATTTCCGGCCTCACCATTAGCGACGGCGGGCTCGCCGGCGTGAATGGCGGCGGCATCTACAATCAAGGAACGCTGATGCTTACCAATGTCGTGTTGTCAGGCAACTCAGTCAGCGGAGGCATGGATGGCGGCGGTATCTTTAACCTGGGCACGCTGACGATCACCAACAGCACACTCTCTGGCAACTCTGCCGGGCGCAACGGCGGCGGCGTCTACAATTTCGGCAGCAGCAGCCTGACCATCATCAATAGCACGCTCTCTGGCAACAGCGCCGCCGCCGCCGGCGGTGGCGTCTACAATGAGGGCTTTCTGACGATCATCAACAGCACCTTATCAGGCAACTTCACCGACTCGACGGTGGGCGCTGGCGGCGGCTTCTACAACGGCATCGGAGGCACGGCGGACATCAGCTTCACGACGATAGCGAACAACTCCGCCCATGCTGGCGGCGGCATCTACAATAATGGCGCGACGGTGAACGTCAAGAACTCCATCGTCGCTAACAACCCGTCGGGGGGCGACTGTGCAAGCAACGGAGCGACCGTGGCCTCGGGAGTCAACTTCACGACTACTGGCGGCTGCGGCTTCACGCAGGTGCCGTCAACGGGTCCGGGCGGGCTGAACCTCGGCCCGCTCGCGGATAACGGCGGCCCGACGCAGACGCACGCGCTGCTGCCGGGCAGCGTCGCCATTGACGCCGCGCCCGACTGTACCCCGCTAAATAGCAAGACCCCTCTCGAAACGGATCAGCGCGGCATTCTCCGCCCGCAAGGCTCGGCCTGCGATGTCGGCTCTTATGAAGCGGTGCCCTGCACGACTCAGCCGGCGATCTTCTGCCCAGAAAGTTTCTCTGTCTCGACCGACGCCAATCAGTGCGCGGCGAAGGTGGACTATTCGCTGCCGCCGGTGGACTGCCCGTGCAACGCGGGTGGTGGCGGTGGCGCTAGACCGTCCTCGCCGAAGATGGTTTCGCCCAGAGGGGCGGCCTCCTGCACACCGAGTTGCTCGCCGCCGCCCGGTTCAAACTTCCCGCGCGGCACCACTACGGTTACCTGCTCGGTAACCGACATCAACAACGCCACGGCGATGTGCTCGTTTACGATCACGGTTACCGATCAGGTGCCGCCGGCGCTCTCCTGCCCGGCGAGCGTCACCAAGAGCACAGACCCCAACCAGTGCCAGGCAGCCGTTACCTACACGGTGACGGCCAACGATAACTGCGATGGGCCGGTGCCGGCGACCTGCACGCCGCCGTCGGGCTCGATCTTCCAGAAAGGCACGACGACCGTGACCTGCACGGCGACCGACAGCTCGAAGAATGTCGGCACCTGCATGTTCCCTGTGACGGTCAACGACACCCAGCCGCCTGCGATCACCTGCCCGGCCAACACCTCGCAGAGCGCCGGCCCGGGGCAGTGTTCGGCCACCGTCACCTACCCGCCGCCGACCGTGAGCGACAATTGCCCGAATGTCGGCGCGCCGAGTTGCTCGCCGCCTTCGGGGTCAACTTTCCAGGGGGGCACGACGACCGTCACCTGCATGGTTGCTGATGCCAGCGGCAACACGGCGAGCTGTTCGTTTACCGTGACGGTCAACGACACGACCCCACCTTCGATCACTTGCCCGGCGAACGTCACCGTCGTCACGACACCGGGGGCGACCTGCGCCACGGTCACCTATCCGGCGCCGAAGGCCAGCGACAACTGCCCACTGCCGCCGAACGCCGTGGTCTGCTCGCCGCCCTCCGGCAGCTGCTTTGCGCGCGGCACGACGACCGTCAACTGCACGGTGACCGATGCCGGCGGCAACACGGCGAGTTGTTCGTTCCGCGTGACGGTCTTCGACCTCTGCATTCAAGACGACAGCAACCCGACGACCGTCGTGTTGGTCAACACACTGACGGGCGATTACCGCTTCTGCTGCAATGGCACGACCTTCACAGGCCGTGGCAAGATCACGATACGCGGCAACACCTACACGCTCGACCACACCGCCGCCGACCGGCGCGTGCTGGTAACCGACGACGAAGGTGTTCACCGCGCCACGGCGAGCCTGCAAGTCCCGCCGGGTACACCGCGCTGTACAATCAACGACCGCGACACGCGCAACAACACCTGCCAGTGCCAGTGACGGCAGCCAGCCTGAAAAGAAAACGCCGGTGCTTGACGTCAAGCACCGGCGTTTTGCTTTGTAAAATGAGAGCGGAGAAGGAGGGATTCGAACCCTCGATAGGTCTTTACAGCCTCTAGCGGTTTAGCAACCCGAATTCTTGTTACCCGTTCTTTTTCTTTCTTCCATTTACGTCCTTCTTGATCCGCCTTCTTAGCTACTGTTCGGAACATTCTGTGGTACAGCTTCAGAAGGTGTCACAACTGTAACAGCCTGGTATAGGGCCCTGTCACAACCGTTCTATTGCTATAAAGTTCCGATAAACTTAATCGAACTTTAATTCGCCGGCTCCCTGGTTGTAACACTACCTGCTACACAAAACCATCCGACTCTTCCCGCGCCTCGCGCAAGAAAATCATAGATCGCTATCGGTTTGAACCACTTATGCGGATTCCGAAGTTCTTGGAACTCTCCGGGAACGGGCTATGCATATAGATGGTCTGCAAAGGAGATTATCAATGTCGCATGGACCCGCCAAGACCCCCGCGGAAGAGCTTGAACTGCTCCAAGGCAAATTGCAAGAGTCGCAAACCCAGAACGCGAACCTGGCCAAAGAGATAGAGCAGTTGAAGAGTAAGGTAAATAACCTGGGCAAGACCGTCGAAGAGATCAATGGCAAGAAAGGCTCCTGGGACGCGGCTCGCAAACTTATCCTGGAGAAGATGGAAAAGGAATCGAAATTCTCCCTTGACAGGTTAGCCACGCTCAAATGCCACCTGAGCGATGAGGAAAGGCAAGCTCTCAAAGATAAGAAGGAAGCGGACAAAGGCGAGATCGACAAGCTTGCCGGTGAGATCAAGACCCTCCGCGAGACGACCATTCCCGACCTGCAAGCTGCTTATGAACAGGCCAAAGCTGTCACCGCAGAGAAAAAGAAGGATTATGATAAACAGGTAAACCTTGCTCAAAGCGATAACGATTTATTAAAAGACCTGGCCTCGCTACACACCCTTGTCGAGGGCGAATACGCCAAGGGTAATTACGCGCGTATGTACTTCCTCCTTTTGGAGATGAAGGATGGTCTCGACCAACTCGAAGCGAATACTCCTGATCTCAAGAACTACGAAGAACAGGTAAACGCCGCAGCCACTGCTGTGTCTGTCGCGGCCGATGCTGAGGCGAAGGCCAAAGCCGATCTGGATAATGCAAATGCCCAGCTCGATAGCAAGCAAAAAGAGTGGAAGGACAAGACGGACAACAGACGCAAGAATACCCTCGCTTCTATCGAGGAAGCCGCCGCGCCGCCGCCGGCCTGAATGGCGCGAGCAGACTCCGGTAAAGTGGGAAAGTCTAAGAGCATGGAGATAAGCGAGGCAGATCGTTCCCAACTTAGTGAAGGCAGGTATGCCAATTATTTTGAGATCGGCCATAACGCCTTTGAATTCCTGCTCGACCTCGGTCAACTGGGTCTTGAAACGGAACCTGCGCACATCTATCTGCGGGTTATCACCTCGCCTTCAGGCGCGAGGAAACTATGCCAACTGCTCAACGATGCATTAGCTGAATACTACAGGTCGTTTGGAGCGATCCGGCATGAAGACGAATGACGGGAGCGAGACGTGGGCAGCTACAAGATTATTGCGGAGGTTAGCAATCTACTTCACAGCACGCTGTGGGACGGCTTCAAAGACGACCTTGAGCTGACGCAGCACGTGGACAACGAAGAGGCGATAGTTTTGCTTAACCCGGCAGATGCCGCGAGTAATAAGGACCTCCGCCTTTCGCTTTGGCTATACCAGGTGCAGGGAAACGAGTTCATGCGAAACCAAGCTCCATCACGTATGCCGCAGCAGGATGATACGATTCAATACCCGCCGCTGCCGCTGAATCTTTATTACCTGCTCACGCCTTCGACAAAGAGCATGGAAGGCGACCAGATGGTTCTTGGTAGAAGCCTCCAGATTTTTCACGACAACTCTATATTGCGGCTCGAAAGCAAGGAAAAGCCCGGCACTGCCGAGGAGTTGCGCATAAGCATGTGCCAGCGCGACTTGCGCGAGCTTGCGGAGGTTTGGGAAGCATTGCAGCAACCTTATCGCCTTTCGGTCTGCTACGAGGTCCGCGTGGTAAGGATAGATTCCGAGCGCACGGAGCAGACTGGCCGCGTCCTTGAACGCACGGCGGATTTCCAACAGAGCCCGGCGGCCGTTTGAAGATAAAGGAAGAAGCTTGAGGTTACAGGGAATGGCTTTAGTCTTCGAGAGATTCACAGCCGCACCGATAGGCGCTATCACGCTGGTAGATCGGTTCGCACAACTTCGCGGCACGCGCGGAGCATTTCCTACCGTGGTGGGCGAGATTCGATTCCTGCTCGTGGCGCAAATCCTCGGAGACAACACCCTACCATTCGATCCGCCACTTCGGCTGCAACCCCAAACAAACCCTAGTGGCGTTTACTTGTTCCCAAAAGAGGTTTCGATAGGCACGACATCAGCGGTCAGCATCCCGGCGGGCCGCTATCGCCTGCGCGTAGAAGGCGACTTCTATCAGACTATCGAACACGATATGAATTTCCCGCTCGAATCCGCTGAACCACAAACCCTGAGCCTTCTGCCCGGCCCGGCATACCCGTTTCCGGACCTGACGCTGAAGCAGAACAGATTGACCCTCTTGCGTGGCAGCCTGTTTGAAATCGGTCCCGGCAAACCAATAGCCGGGGCGAAGGTGACGATCATAGAGCCGGTCGTAGAGTCGCCCTTTAACAGTTGCTTGACCGGCCCGAACGGCGACTGGGTCGTGGCAATGGTCCTCGACCGCAGTACGCCGCCGATTGCGCTCACGCTCAACTTCGCGTTGCCGGGCGGTAGCTCGTTCAATGTTTCAAATGTGGCGGTGCTTCCGGGTACGGATAACGGCCTGCCGCAGACGGCCTTGCGCGGGCGTGTGCTCGATACGAGTGGGACACCGATCCCTCGCTCGATGGTGACGGTTTCGGCCCAGCCCGGCCAGTCGCTATCGCTCTCCGACGGGCAATGGTTTTTTTACATGAGCATGCTCCAAGACGACACGCAGGCGCGTGTTACCGCGCGCGCACCCAACGGGCGCACGCAGGAACAAGACATCCAAATACGACGCCGCGCGACGGTTGTCGTCCCGACTTTCCAAATCGCAATGAATTAAGGAGACCGCAATGCCTGAGTACCTCGCGCCAGGAGTTTACGTTGAAGAAGTCAGCACCGGGACTCGACCCATCGAAGGCGTCAGCACGAGCACTGCCGGCATGGTCGGGCAAACTGAGCGCGGACCCACTGTGCCGCGCCTTGTGACGAGCTGGGAGGATTATTACCGATGGTTCGGCGGCTACGTTGATTTCAACCTCCCACCAGGACAGGCCGTTCATCAATTCTTGCCCTACGCCGTCCGCGGGTTCTTTGATAACGGCGGACAGCGGCTGTTTGTGGCCCGCATCACTCCGCCCGGCGCAATCCCCGCTTCGGGCGATATCGGGAACGCCACGATAGCGACAGCCATCGGGCCCGGCACCTGGGGAAACAATATCTTCGTCAGTATCAGGCCGGCCTCGCTTCAAGGAGCCGCTGGTTCGCCGACGGCAGATTGGTTTCGGTTGACGCTGATCTATTACCGTGACCCGAACGACGTTCCTGATCCTGATCCGACTTCCGCCGCCAACATCGGCAATCCGAACCTCAATGAGCCGGATGTCCTTGAGGATTTTGACAACCTGTCGCTCGTGTCGACAGACACGAACTTCGCGCAGACGGTCGTCAACTCCTCTTCACGGCTCATCACTCTGAATATGGATAACACCGGAGGCCGCCCGCCCGACGTGCCATTCGGCCCCAACGCTATACGGCTCGCCGGTGGGGCTCCGGCCAATGGGGAACCGACCGAGGTCGAGTATCAGGGTGCGCCCGCCAACCCGGCCCAACCCTTACTAGGAATGACGGGTCTGCTGGGGCTGTCGGCCATCCGTGACATCTCGCTGTTGGCAGTCCCGGACGAAGTGTCGCTCGATGACCAAGGGGTCGCAGCCCTAAGGTCGAGCATCTTGATACAGTGCGAGACGCTTAAAGATCGCTTCGCAATTATGAGCGCCACAAACGCCGTCCAAGACGGGCCTATCGCCAACATCAGGCCGCCGCAGGACAGCACCTACGGCGCGTTCTACTTGCCCTGGGTGCGCGTCTCTGCGCGGCACACCGCTGAGGGGCACTTGCTCGTGCCGCCGACGGGCCACATCGCCGGTATCTACGCCCGCGTCGACGTGGAGCGCGGCGTACACAAAGCGCCCGCCAACGAAGTGGTGCGGGGCATCATCACGACTGACCTGAGCGGCGAGAAGAGGCCGCTCAAACATCTCCTCGGTAAGCGGGAGCAGGACCTGCTCAACCCCAGGGGCGTAAACGTAATTTGTGATTTTCGCCCTGACGGGCGCGGCATACGCGTATGGGGCGCGCGCACGATGTCGTCGGACCCGATGTGGAAATACATCAACGTTCGAAGGCTGTTTATCTTCGTAGAGCAGTCGATAGACAGTGGCACGCAGTGGTCTGTCTTCGAGCCTAACTACGAATCGACCTGGGCGGCCATACGCCTTTCAATCACCGCTTTCCTCAGGACCGTCTGGCGCAACGGTGCGCTAGCCGGCGTCACACAAGATGAGGCGTTCTTCGTAAAGTGCGACCGCACCACGATGACGCAAGATGACTGGGACAACGGGCGGCTGATCTGCCTGATCGGCATCGCACCCGTGAAGCCCGCCGAATTCGTGATCTTCCGCATCTCGCAGAAGACCGTTGAGGCGGTGCAGTAATAAGGAGCTCAGACATGGCTGGGAGCGGAGACAGAGACGACCCCTTCACCTCCTTTAATTTTATTGTAAACATTCAGGGCATGCGGGCCGGATTTGCGGAGGTCGGCGGCCTGAACACAGAGACAGACATTATTGAATACCGCGAGGGGAACGAGGACATCACCGTGCGCAAGCTTCCGGGCAAGCGCAAGTATGCCCAGATCAGCCTCAAGCGCGGGTTCACAAACAGCAAAGACCTCTGGGAGTGGCGCAAGAAGGTGATACAGGGGCAAACCCAGCGGCTGTCGGGCACCATAACGCTGCTGGACGAATCGCGCAAGCCTGCGCTGGTGTGGCGCTTCTTCGAAGGATGGCCATCTAAATGGGAGGGGCCAGCCTTGAATGCGAAGAATAATGATATGGCCATCGAAACGCTTGAGATCGCCCACGAGGGGCTGGAACTTGAATAAGGGGTGAGATCGCCTTATGCGAACCTACCGAACACCCGGGGTCTACTTCGAGCGACAGGACGCAGCGGCGTCATTGATCGGCCCCCTGCGAACCGACATCGCAGGGTTCGTGGGCGTCGCCGAGCGGGGACCCCTGCACAAAGGCGTGAAGATCGAATCGCTCACGCAGTTTATGAATGTATTCGGAGGAAAGATCGCACAAGGGTATCTGGCCTACGCCGTCGAGGGCTTTTTCAAAAACAAGGGGCAGACCTGCTGGGTCGTTCGGGTCGCTGACCCCGCTACGGCCAGAGTCGCGTCGCTCGACATCAGCGACGACGCCGGGACCCACATTCTGCGCATAACGGCGGGCAGCCCCGGCTCGTGGGGTAACCGTATACTTGTGCGGTGGCTCATACGCGGCGATCAAATACTTTCGCTCACCCTTCACTTTCCGGACGGGACCGAGCAGCTTGAGCGCGACCCGCTCAGGTTTTCTCAGACAGAAGGGCCGGAGGGCCAGGCGCTCGAACCGGATGCGCTCCCAGCAAGCCGGCTTACGCCGCTCGTGACTATTGAACGGTCAACTCCAAAAAAAAGACTGAGCCCGGCACAGGCGCAGGCGGTCGCTCCTATCCGCGCCCTTCAAGGCTGGCTCGTGGGAGGGTCGGACGGCCTCGCGGGGATAAAACCGGAACACTTCAGCGGCGAGGGCACGCCCTTCGATAAGCCGTGGGGACTGGCGGCGCTCGAACAGGTCAAAGAAGTGTCGGTCGTCGCCATGCCCGACATCATGCCGAAGCTCCCCGTGTCGGCCGACGAGAAGCCGCCATTGTTCGATTGCACTAGCCTTGACGTTCAACAGCCGGAAACCTTCAAGCAGCCGGAGGCTGAGTTTCCGCCGGCATTCGGTAGCGAGCAGATACTGATCTTACAGCAGGCGATGATCATGCATTGCGAGAGGCTGCGCTATCGCGTAGCCATACTCGACATGCCAAACGGTTCGCTCCCATCAAACCCTTTGCTGCCTGAGGCGGCGGCCAAGTGGGGCCGCGGCCTCGGGAGCAGCAGTTTCGCGGCCCTCTATTATCCCTGGATCATGGTTGATGATCCGCTGTTGCTGACCGGACTGGTGCGCATTATTCCGCCGAGCGGACACCTGGCAGGCATATACGCCCGCAGCGACTTCGCGCGCGGTGTTCATAAGCCTCCGGCCAACGACATGATCGAAGGGGCGGTTGATCTGAGCTTCACGGTCGATGACATATTGCATGGATTCTTGAACGACAACCGGGTCAACGCGCTGCGCCCATTTGCAGGGCGCGGCTTGCGCGTGTATGGCGCGCGGACGCTCAGTACGGATTTGCGTTTCGTCAACGTGCGCAGGCTGTTGTCGATGATCGAAAAGGCAATTGACCAGGGGACCCAGTGGACTGTCTTCGAGCCGAACAACGATTTGCTGAGGAGAGAGATGGACAGGGTCGTGCGCTCCTATTTGCAGACGCTCTTCCGCAAGGGGATGCTCGATGGCGCCACGCCCGAAGAAGCATACTTTGTGAAATGCGACGAATCGATCAACCCGCCTGAGCAGATAGACACCGGGAGGGTCGTCTGCCAGGTCGGAGTGCAGCCGCCATATCCGGCCGAATTTGTAGTTGTAGTTATTGGCAAGACGCTCGACGCCATGGAGGTCTTGCAAGAGCAGGGGGTAGGCCAGAATGGCTGATTCAGGCTCAAGAAAAGATCCGATCCCTAGCTTCCGCTTTACGGTGCGGTTTGACGATCTGCCGCCCGGCGGTTTCAGCGATTGCTCGGGCTTGCAGATGGAGACCGAAGTGCAGGACTTCCACGAAGGCGGGCTCAATACGCACACATGGAAGTTTGTCACTCGCACGAAGCAGTCGAACCTGACGCTCAAGCGGGGCATCGTCAATAAGGCGCTCTGGGACTGGTACCAAGATCAGATACAGGGCAAGATGCGATTCCGCAATGTAACGATCCTTGTCCACGACCCTTCGGGGAAGAGCGATGTACTCGAATTCCAGATCATACAAGCCTTTCCGATCAAATGGGTCGGGCCTGAGCTTAGCGCGGCTCAGAACAATATAGCTGTTGAAACTGTCGAGTTCGCCCATCAAGGGCTCGAACGGATCAAGTGACAATGACCGAACAGGTGAGAATGACAAAACAATTGGAGGCGTAAGCAGATGCCAGTGTTTGTAGAGGAGATGACCAGCGATGTTTCTGTGGCCGAAGGCGAGTTGCCGCTCAGCCCGTCGCAGGTCGAAAAGCTCGTGCAACTGGTCCTGAAAAGGCTCGCCGAAAACCAACGGGACGACAGGCGGAGGCGCGAGGCGATACAGCTTCGCCGGCAAGCCGCCGAGCCGTTCGAGCCGGGTAGCTGAGGACGCCAGATGTCGCTTCAGAAGGCGGTCATAGAAGTCGATGCCAATGACCGCGGGCCGAACCTGCCCGCGCGAATCGTCGTGCAGTTTAATCCGGCCGAATATACCCTGGCGAAGGGCGCGCAGATTGCCGAGATCGCGATCCCTGGCATCGACTCACCCATACTCCAATTCGTCCGGGGGCAAAATGAGAAGCTGACGCTGGAGCTTTTCTTCGATACGACGCAGTCCGGGATGGGCGAGCAGGCAGTGCGCGACGTGCGCGAATTGACCGACCCGGTTTATCAGCTCGTCAAAATACAGTCGAAGACGCATGCGCCGCCACGCGTTCGCTTCATCTGGGGCAACGGCCTCTCCTTTCGCGCCATAGTCGAGAGCGTTCAGCAAAAATTCACAGTCTTTAACCCGGCAGGGATCCCGCTGCGCGCCGCGCTCGCCGTTTCCTTCCGCGAGTACAAGACTCTCGAAGAGCAACTCAAAGAGCTGAACCTTCAGTCGGCCGATCACACCAAGCGCCGCAAGGTGCGCCAGGGCGATACCCTGGCTCAGATCGCGTTCGAAGAGTACAGGGACGCTTCGAAGTGGCGGCGCATCGCTGAAGAGCCCGCAAACGCAACGGCCCTGGCCGACCCGCGCCGCCTCGTTCCCGGCACGGAGATCGTCATCCCGGCGCTGGATGTCTTCGGCAACCCGGACCGGAGGACTTAGATGTCATCGACGGAGGCCGTTCCAATTTACGGGGGACAGGATTTTTACGTCCCACAATTTCAGGTCAAGATCGCCGGCCGGCCGCCAGGGCAGGACGTGATACGCGACATCCAACAGGTAAGCTATAAGGACAATATCCAGGAAATCGACAGCTTCGAGATCACGATCAACAACTGGGACGCGGCCGAGCGCGCCTTTAAGTATAGCGACAGCAACCTGTTCGACCCGGGCAAGGAATTGGAGCTTTGGATGGGCTATTTCGGCAAGGATAGTTTGCGATTGATGATTCGCGGGCAGATCACGGCGCTGCGCCCTGCCTTCCCCGCCAGCGGCAGTTCGACGCTCGCCATCAGCGGCCTTAATGTGCTGCACAAACTTCGCACAAAGCAGGAGTCTCATGCTTATGAGAACATGACCGACTCTCAGATCGCACGACTGGTCGGCTCCCGGCTCGGCATAAAGATTTTGACCGGGAATGGTGCGGGCGAAGAGAAATACAAGTACATCTTCCAGGATAACCAGTACGACATCATCTTTCTCATGGAGCGCGCCCGCCGCATAGGGTATGAGCTTGTAGCCGAGGAACAGGGGCAGAACGGACAGGCCGCAGAGACCGTCCTTAAATTCGCACCCTCTTTAAACACCCGCAAGCTCACCTACCGCCTGAGCTACGGGCGCTCGCTCATCGAGTTCAAGCCCGATCTGACAACCGCAAACCAGGTAGGCGAAGTTACGGTTCGGGGATGGGACTCGCTGAACAAGAAAAAGATCGAGTACACGGCAAAGCGCAGCGAGATAGTCACCAAGGGGGTCGGGGCTGAAGGGAATCAGTCTGCCATCGAGCAATCATTCAACCAGCGGAAAGAGATCATAGCGACCAAGCCAATCGAGAGCGAGGCCGAGGCGAAAACGCTTGCGGTCCAGACCCTGGAAAAGATCGCCAAAGATATGGTGAAAGGGAGCGGCTCGACCGTGGGGCTGCCCGACCTGCGCGCGGGCAACGTCGTCGAGATAGATGGGCTCGGAAAGCGTTTCACCGGCAGGTACTTCATAACCTCCACCACACACGCCATCGGCGATAGCGGGTATACGACGCAGTTCGAATGCCGCCGC
The DNA window shown above is from Blastocatellia bacterium and carries:
- a CDS encoding phage tail protein codes for the protein MADSGSRKDPIPSFRFTVRFDDLPPGGFSDCSGLQMETEVQDFHEGGLNTHTWKFVTRTKQSNLTLKRGIVNKALWDWYQDQIQGKMRFRNVTILVHDPSGKSDVLEFQIIQAFPIKWVGPELSAAQNNIAVETVEFAHQGLERIK
- a CDS encoding phage tail sheath C-terminal domain-containing protein gives rise to the protein MRTYRTPGVYFERQDAAASLIGPLRTDIAGFVGVAERGPLHKGVKIESLTQFMNVFGGKIAQGYLAYAVEGFFKNKGQTCWVVRVADPATARVASLDISDDAGTHILRITAGSPGSWGNRILVRWLIRGDQILSLTLHFPDGTEQLERDPLRFSQTEGPEGQALEPDALPASRLTPLVTIERSTPKKRLSPAQAQAVAPIRALQGWLVGGSDGLAGIKPEHFSGEGTPFDKPWGLAALEQVKEVSVVAMPDIMPKLPVSADEKPPLFDCTSLDVQQPETFKQPEAEFPPAFGSEQILILQQAMIMHCERLRYRVAILDMPNGSLPSNPLLPEAAAKWGRGLGSSSFAALYYPWIMVDDPLLLTGLVRIIPPSGHLAGIYARSDFARGVHKPPANDMIEGAVDLSFTVDDILHGFLNDNRVNALRPFAGRGLRVYGARTLSTDLRFVNVRRLLSMIEKAIDQGTQWTVFEPNNDLLRREMDRVVRSYLQTLFRKGMLDGATPEEAYFVKCDESINPPEQIDTGRVVCQVGVQPPYPAEFVVVVIGKTLDAMEVLQEQGVGQNG
- a CDS encoding peptidoglycan-binding protein translates to MSLQKAVIEVDANDRGPNLPARIVVQFNPAEYTLAKGAQIAEIAIPGIDSPILQFVRGQNEKLTLELFFDTTQSGMGEQAVRDVRELTDPVYQLVKIQSKTHAPPRVRFIWGNGLSFRAIVESVQQKFTVFNPAGIPLRAALAVSFREYKTLEEQLKELNLQSADHTKRRKVRQGDTLAQIAFEEYRDASKWRRIAEEPANATALADPRRLVPGTEIVIPALDVFGNPDRRT